The proteins below come from a single Kitasatospora sp. NBC_00315 genomic window:
- a CDS encoding sugar ABC transporter substrate-binding protein, which translates to MALTLTACGSGSKSSTDTGSAGGAVKVGLITKTDTNPFFVKMKEGAQKAAQESGATLSTAAGKFDGDNAGQIAAIENMVAAGVKGILITPSDSKAILPAIKKARDKGVLVIALDSPTDPQDGTDALFATDNKKAGQLIGQYAKTAMAGKTAKIATLDLAPGVAVGQLRHDGFLQGFGIAEGDPSVVCSQDTGGDQAKGQTAMENCLQKSPDINVVYTINEPAALGAYTALKAKGREKDVLIVSVDGGCTGTQAVKDGKIAATSQQYPLVMASQGLDAVVAFAKSGTKASGYTDTGVNLITDKPLDGVNARDTSYGLENCWG; encoded by the coding sequence ATGGCGCTCACGCTCACCGCGTGCGGCTCCGGCTCGAAGAGCTCCACCGACACCGGCTCCGCCGGCGGAGCCGTCAAGGTCGGCCTGATCACCAAGACCGACACCAACCCCTTCTTCGTGAAGATGAAGGAAGGCGCGCAGAAGGCCGCCCAGGAGAGCGGCGCCACGCTCAGCACGGCTGCCGGCAAGTTCGACGGCGACAACGCAGGCCAGATCGCCGCCATCGAGAACATGGTGGCCGCCGGCGTCAAGGGCATCCTGATCACCCCCAGCGACTCCAAGGCGATCCTGCCCGCGATCAAGAAGGCCCGGGACAAGGGCGTCCTGGTCATCGCCCTCGACAGCCCGACCGACCCCCAGGACGGCACCGACGCGTTGTTCGCCACCGACAACAAGAAGGCCGGCCAGCTGATCGGCCAGTACGCCAAGACCGCAATGGCGGGCAAGACCGCGAAGATCGCAACCCTGGACCTCGCACCCGGCGTTGCCGTCGGCCAGCTGCGCCACGACGGGTTCCTGCAGGGCTTCGGCATCGCGGAGGGCGACCCGTCGGTGGTCTGCTCCCAGGACACCGGCGGCGACCAGGCCAAGGGCCAGACCGCGATGGAGAACTGCCTGCAGAAGTCCCCCGACATCAACGTCGTCTACACCATCAACGAGCCCGCCGCCCTCGGCGCCTACACCGCCCTGAAGGCCAAGGGCCGGGAGAAGGACGTCCTGATCGTCTCCGTCGACGGCGGCTGCACCGGCACCCAGGCCGTCAAGGACGGCAAGATCGCCGCGACCTCCCAGCAGTACCCCCTGGTGATGGCGTCCCAGGGCCTCGACGCGGTCGTCGCCTTCGCCAAGTCCGGTACCAAGGCGAGCGGTTACACCGACACCGGCGTCAACCTGATCACCGACAAGCCCCTGGACGGCGTCAACGCCCGCGACACCTCCTACGGCCTGGAGAACTGCTGGGGCTGA
- a CDS encoding carbohydrate kinase, translating into MVQRPIAVLGECVADAFADTTQPRPGELALRVLPGGGPANTAAALARLGTPTRFLGRISSDAFGALFRAHLASSGVDLAGVVAAPEPSTLAIATLDEHGQAQYSFHAEATADWQWTGAELAAALPQDAACLHTGSLALVRTPGGERIEELLTRARGSATVSIDPNVRPLLVDPAVYRARLTRWCALADILRLSSDDLDLLMPGVTPERACDAWHLAGVRLVVITLGSRGAVASLDGVRVFAPAPRVEVVDTIGAGDSFTAGLLHRLSRAGRLGGRLDDLAVDEVSDACDYAARVAALTCSVAGPNPPWAHQMESEPAAAPR; encoded by the coding sequence ATGGTCCAGCGCCCGATCGCTGTCCTCGGCGAGTGCGTCGCCGACGCTTTCGCCGACACCACCCAGCCCCGCCCCGGCGAGCTCGCTCTGCGCGTCCTGCCGGGCGGCGGGCCGGCCAACACCGCCGCGGCACTGGCCCGGCTCGGCACCCCCACCCGCTTCCTCGGCCGGATATCCTCCGACGCCTTCGGCGCGCTCTTCCGCGCCCACCTGGCCTCCTCCGGCGTCGACCTCGCCGGCGTCGTCGCCGCCCCCGAGCCCAGCACCCTGGCCATCGCGACCCTCGACGAGCACGGCCAGGCCCAGTACTCCTTCCACGCCGAAGCCACCGCCGACTGGCAGTGGACCGGGGCCGAACTCGCCGCCGCCCTCCCCCAGGACGCCGCCTGCCTGCACACCGGCTCCCTCGCGCTGGTGCGCACCCCCGGCGGCGAGCGCATCGAGGAACTCCTCACCCGCGCGCGCGGCAGCGCGACCGTCTCGATCGACCCCAACGTCCGCCCCCTGCTGGTCGATCCGGCCGTCTACCGGGCCCGCCTGACGCGCTGGTGCGCACTCGCCGACATCCTGCGCCTGAGTTCCGACGACCTGGACCTGCTGATGCCGGGTGTGACGCCCGAACGTGCCTGTGACGCCTGGCACCTGGCCGGGGTGCGACTGGTGGTGATCACCCTGGGCAGCCGCGGCGCGGTCGCGTCCCTCGACGGTGTCCGGGTGTTCGCTCCCGCGCCGCGGGTCGAGGTCGTGGACACCATCGGCGCCGGCGACTCGTTCACGGCGGGCCTGCTCCACCGGTTGTCCCGGGCCGGGCGCCTGGGTGGACGACTGGACGACCTGGCCGTCGACGAGGTGTCCGACGCCTGCGACTACGCGGCCCGGGTCGCCGCCCTCACCTGCTCGGTCGCCGGCCCGAACCCGCCGTGGGCGCATCAGATGGAGTCCGAGCCGGCGGCCGCACCCCGCTGA
- a CDS encoding putative quinol monooxygenase: MNKTLLAEFTVKPGFEERVAALVADFAATVRAEPGNLVFDVFTKESEPRAYWIFEVYRSEAAFAEHIAAPHGGPFNNQLVRMIEESASVLTFLTSTG; this comes from the coding sequence ATGAACAAGACCCTGCTGGCCGAGTTCACGGTCAAGCCCGGCTTCGAGGAGCGGGTCGCCGCCCTGGTGGCGGACTTCGCCGCGACGGTCCGGGCGGAACCCGGCAACCTCGTCTTCGACGTGTTCACCAAGGAATCTGAGCCCCGCGCGTACTGGATCTTCGAGGTGTACCGGAGCGAGGCCGCCTTCGCGGAGCACATCGCCGCACCCCACGGGGGGCCGTTCAACAACCAGCTGGTGCGGATGATCGAGGAGAGCGCGTCCGTCCTGACTTTCCTGACCTCCACCGGCTGA
- a CDS encoding FAD-dependent oxidoreductase, whose amino-acid sequence MSEGSDLPVLVIGAGPIGLAAAAHLTERGLNVLVLEAGPAAGAAVREWGHVRLFSTWAELVDPAAEKILAPTGWTRPDGAAYPTGAEWAELYLQPLADALGDTVRYNTRVTGVARAGRDRVVDSGREDQPFTVHATRADGTEERITAPAVIDASGTWSTPSPLGADGLPAIGEKTHATRVSYRVPDLKDPAVRSRYAGKRTAVVGSGASAFTTLATLADLAKQESGTHTVWILRRGITGSTFGGGSADQLPARGALGLAAKAAVENGYASALTGFRTAAVEQTGDKLALVSEDGHRAEDLDEVIVLTGLRPDLSFLGELRLGLDERLQAPTALAPLIDPNQHSCGTVYPHGVNELSHPEQGVHLVGMKSYGRAPTFLAMTGYEQVRSIAAALAGDTEAAERVELTLPETGVCGGAGLFDEPGAEQGAGGGCCAAPAAAPVPVAISIGAPVEEAPVGGCC is encoded by the coding sequence ATGTCCGAAGGCTCCGACCTGCCCGTCCTCGTCATCGGCGCCGGCCCCATCGGGCTGGCCGCCGCCGCCCACCTCACCGAGCGCGGCCTGAACGTCCTGGTGCTCGAAGCGGGCCCGGCGGCCGGCGCCGCAGTACGCGAGTGGGGCCACGTCCGACTGTTCTCCACCTGGGCCGAACTCGTCGACCCCGCCGCCGAGAAGATCCTCGCTCCCACCGGCTGGACCCGCCCCGACGGCGCCGCGTACCCGACCGGCGCGGAGTGGGCCGAGCTGTACCTGCAGCCGCTCGCCGACGCCCTCGGCGACACGGTCCGCTACAACACCCGGGTCACCGGCGTCGCCCGCGCCGGCCGCGACCGCGTCGTCGACTCCGGCCGCGAGGACCAGCCCTTCACCGTCCACGCCACCCGCGCCGACGGCACGGAGGAGCGCATCACCGCGCCGGCCGTCATCGACGCCTCCGGCACCTGGTCCACCCCCAGCCCGCTCGGCGCCGACGGCCTGCCCGCGATCGGCGAGAAGACCCACGCCACCCGCGTCTCCTACCGTGTCCCGGACCTGAAGGACCCCGCCGTCCGCTCCCGGTACGCGGGCAAGCGCACCGCCGTCGTCGGCTCCGGCGCCTCCGCCTTCACCACCCTCGCCACGCTCGCAGACCTCGCCAAGCAGGAGAGCGGCACCCACACCGTGTGGATCCTGCGACGCGGCATCACCGGCTCCACCTTCGGCGGCGGCAGCGCCGACCAGCTCCCCGCCCGCGGCGCCCTGGGACTTGCAGCCAAGGCCGCCGTCGAGAACGGCTACGCCAGCGCCCTCACCGGCTTCCGCACCGCCGCCGTCGAGCAGACCGGCGACAAGCTCGCCCTCGTCTCCGAGGACGGCCACCGCGCCGAGGACCTGGACGAGGTCATCGTCCTGACCGGCCTGCGCCCCGACCTGTCCTTCCTCGGCGAGCTGCGGCTCGGCCTGGACGAGCGCCTCCAAGCCCCGACCGCGCTCGCCCCGCTGATCGACCCCAACCAGCACTCCTGCGGCACCGTCTACCCGCACGGCGTCAACGAGCTCTCCCACCCGGAGCAGGGCGTCCACCTGGTCGGCATGAAGTCCTACGGCCGCGCCCCCACCTTCCTCGCCATGACCGGCTACGAGCAGGTCCGTTCGATCGCCGCCGCCCTGGCCGGCGACACCGAGGCTGCCGAGCGCGTCGAGCTCACGCTGCCCGAGACCGGGGTCTGCGGCGGCGCGGGCCTGTTCGATGAGCCCGGCGCCGAGCAGGGTGCGGGTGGTGGTTGCTGCGCGGCCCCGGCCGCCGCACCCGTCCCGGTTGCCATCAGCATCGGCGCTCCGGTGGAGGAGGCCCCGGTCGGCGGCTGCTGCTGA
- a CDS encoding ArsR/SmtB family transcription factor: MSNLELSPVLEPDTVLCCPPITSAELSAEDSVRMAAMFKALSDPVRLRLFSKIASHAGGEACVCDIQDVGVSQPTVSHHLKKLREAGLLTSERRGTWVYYKVAPSVVAGMAALLDLPR; this comes from the coding sequence ATGTCGAATCTGGAGTTGTCGCCGGTCCTGGAGCCGGACACGGTGCTGTGCTGCCCGCCGATCACCTCGGCCGAGCTGTCCGCCGAGGACTCGGTGCGGATGGCCGCGATGTTCAAGGCACTGTCCGACCCGGTCCGGCTGCGGCTCTTCTCGAAGATCGCCTCGCACGCGGGCGGCGAGGCGTGCGTGTGCGACATCCAGGACGTCGGGGTGTCCCAGCCGACCGTCTCCCACCACCTGAAGAAGCTTCGCGAGGCCGGGCTGCTGACCAGCGAGCGCCGCGGCACCTGGGTCTACTACAAGGTCGCACCGTCCGTGGTGGCCGGCATGGCCGCCCTTCTCGACCTGCCCCGCTGA
- a CDS encoding N-acetyltransferase family protein, with product MRPEHAEQVLAVYRAGIEEGNATFETTAPSWETFDAARLREHRHVALGLGGEVLGWAAVSPVSARPAYAGVVEHSVYVHPAARGRGVAGALLETLIASTESAGIWTIQSGVFPENTASLALHARAGFRVIGTRERVGRHHGVWRDVVLIERRSPAVH from the coding sequence ATGAGGCCCGAGCACGCGGAGCAGGTCCTGGCGGTCTACCGGGCGGGCATCGAGGAGGGCAATGCCACCTTCGAGACCACCGCCCCCAGCTGGGAGACCTTCGACGCCGCACGGCTGCGCGAGCACCGCCACGTCGCGCTGGGCCTGGGTGGCGAGGTGCTGGGCTGGGCCGCCGTCAGCCCAGTGTCCGCCCGGCCCGCGTACGCCGGGGTGGTCGAGCACTCCGTCTACGTCCACCCCGCGGCGCGCGGCCGGGGAGTGGCCGGCGCCCTGCTGGAGACGCTGATCGCCTCCACCGAATCCGCCGGGATCTGGACCATCCAGTCCGGGGTGTTCCCGGAGAACACCGCCAGCCTCGCCCTCCACGCCCGCGCCGGGTTCCGCGTGATCGGCACCCGCGAGCGCGTCGGGCGCCACCACGGGGTCTGGCGCGACGTCGTGCTGATCGAGCGCCGCAGCCCGGCCGTGCACTGA
- a CDS encoding MerR family transcriptional regulator, with translation MSGGEGLRSGQVAEAAGVNIQTLRYYERRGLLAEPDRSPGGHRLYDQDAVTALRVIKAAQRLGFSLEEVAELLETGRHRHGRPVAGLQERAQAKLAEVDAKIADLTTIREALLAAVAAGCDDLTVCAGSACCPIPFTEPRRGDAPCRTLLLTRTRAPTARPRPWARSPAWRVRRAACCPP, from the coding sequence GTGAGCGGCGGCGAGGGTCTGCGTTCCGGGCAGGTCGCCGAGGCGGCCGGGGTGAACATCCAGACCCTGCGGTACTACGAGCGCCGCGGTCTGCTCGCCGAACCCGACCGCTCACCAGGAGGCCACCGCCTCTACGACCAGGACGCGGTGACCGCGCTGCGGGTCATCAAGGCCGCCCAGCGCCTGGGCTTCTCACTGGAGGAGGTTGCCGAGCTGCTGGAGACCGGCCGCCATCGCCATGGCCGCCCCGTCGCGGGTCTGCAGGAGCGCGCGCAGGCCAAGCTCGCCGAGGTCGACGCGAAGATCGCTGACCTCACCACCATCCGCGAGGCCCTGCTCGCCGCCGTCGCGGCCGGCTGTGACGACCTGACCGTCTGCGCGGGCAGTGCCTGCTGCCCCATTCCGTTCACCGAGCCTCGCCGAGGAGATGCGCCATGCCGGACCCTGCTGCTGACCCGCACGAGAGCACCCACCGCGCGCCCAAGGCCTTGGGCGCGCTCGCCGGCCTGGCGTGTGCGGCGTGCTGCCTGCTGCCCGCCCTGA
- a CDS encoding YnfA family protein encodes MTVARSMALFLAAALFEIGGAWLVWQGVREHKGWAWIGAGVIALGIYGFVATLQDDADFGRILAAYGGVFVAGSLAWGMVVDGYRPDRYDVVGALVCLAGVAVIMYAPRGH; translated from the coding sequence ATGACCGTCGCGCGCTCCATGGCCCTGTTCCTCGCCGCCGCCCTGTTCGAGATCGGTGGCGCCTGGCTGGTCTGGCAGGGCGTGCGCGAGCACAAGGGATGGGCCTGGATCGGTGCCGGCGTCATCGCACTCGGAATCTACGGCTTCGTCGCCACCCTGCAGGACGACGCCGACTTCGGGCGGATCCTCGCTGCCTACGGCGGCGTCTTCGTCGCCGGATCGCTGGCCTGGGGCATGGTCGTCGACGGCTACCGGCCCGACCGCTACGACGTAGTCGGCGCCTTGGTGTGCCTGGCCGGCGTCGCCGTCATCATGTACGCCCCCCGCGGGCACTGA
- a CDS encoding aquaporin codes for MSAIDEARPEITEAEPLAAEPSAIPLLNRLAAELVGTAALVAVVVGSGIQATELSRDVGVQLLANSLATVFGLGVLILLLGPVSGAHFNPVVTLAEWWTGRKDPKGLGPREVAAYIPAQIIGAIGGAILADAMFGQAAVRWSTHDRSAGHLLLGEVVATAGLVLLIFGLAKTDHLRFAPVAVASYIGAAYWFTSSTSFANPAVTIGRAFTDTFAGIAPSSLPGFIGMQLVGGVVGLALVALIFTRRGRSSTRG; via the coding sequence ATGAGCGCCATAGACGAGGCCAGACCCGAGATCACCGAGGCAGAGCCGCTGGCCGCCGAGCCGTCGGCGATCCCGCTGCTGAACCGACTGGCGGCCGAGCTGGTCGGCACCGCCGCCCTGGTCGCGGTCGTGGTCGGCTCCGGTATCCAGGCCACCGAGCTCAGCCGCGACGTCGGTGTGCAGCTGCTGGCCAACTCCCTGGCCACCGTGTTCGGCCTCGGCGTGCTGATCCTGCTCCTCGGCCCGGTCTCCGGCGCGCACTTCAACCCGGTCGTCACGCTCGCCGAGTGGTGGACCGGCCGCAAGGACCCCAAGGGCCTGGGCCCGCGCGAGGTCGCCGCCTACATCCCGGCGCAGATCATCGGCGCGATCGGCGGGGCGATCCTGGCGGACGCGATGTTCGGCCAGGCCGCGGTGAGGTGGTCCACGCACGACCGCTCGGCCGGGCACCTGCTGCTCGGCGAGGTCGTCGCCACCGCCGGCCTGGTGCTGCTGATCTTCGGCCTGGCGAAGACCGACCACCTGCGGTTCGCCCCGGTCGCGGTCGCCTCCTACATCGGCGCCGCTTACTGGTTCACCTCCTCCACCTCCTTCGCGAATCCGGCGGTGACGATCGGGCGGGCGTTCACCGACACTTTCGCCGGCATCGCGCCGTCCTCGCTGCCGGGATTCATCGGCATGCAGCTGGTCGGCGGGGTCGTGGGCCTGGCTCTGGTGGCGCTGATCTTCACCCGTCGAGGCCGCAGCTCCACGCGCGGCTGA
- a CDS encoding ArsR/SmtB family transcription factor has protein sequence MVTSGDSDVLKVLADPLRMQIVRLLANEALCTTHLVEETGAKQTNLSNHLKALRDAGLVDTEPCGRFTYYSLRHEAIEALASEFAGLAATAREAAAASRKRSC, from the coding sequence ATGGTGACGTCAGGCGATAGTGATGTATTGAAGGTTCTGGCCGACCCGCTGCGGATGCAGATCGTGCGGCTCCTCGCGAACGAGGCACTGTGCACGACGCACCTGGTGGAGGAGACCGGCGCCAAGCAGACCAATCTGTCCAACCACCTCAAGGCCCTACGGGATGCCGGGCTGGTCGACACCGAGCCCTGCGGGCGCTTCACGTACTACTCGCTCCGCCATGAGGCCATCGAGGCCCTGGCGTCGGAGTTCGCGGGCCTGGCCGCCACCGCCCGCGAAGCCGCGGCAGCCAGCCGCAAGCGGTCCTGCTGA
- a CDS encoding arsenate reductase ArsC, translating to MSAPAASVLFVCIHNAGRSQMAAGFLRHLAGDRVEVRSAGSIPGDQVNPAAVAAMAELGIDISDQTPKILTTEAVQASDYVITMGCGDACPYFPGKKYLDWKLDDPAGQGVEAVRPIRDEIKGLIEGLIAEIDAKQQTES from the coding sequence ATGTCCGCTCCTGCCGCCTCCGTGCTGTTCGTCTGCATCCACAACGCCGGCCGCTCGCAGATGGCCGCCGGTTTCCTGCGCCACCTCGCCGGTGACCGCGTCGAGGTCCGCTCCGCCGGGTCCATCCCCGGGGACCAGGTCAACCCGGCCGCCGTCGCCGCGATGGCCGAGCTGGGCATCGACATCTCCGACCAGACCCCGAAGATCCTCACCACCGAGGCCGTCCAGGCGTCCGACTACGTGATCACGATGGGCTGCGGCGACGCCTGCCCGTACTTCCCCGGCAAGAAGTACCTCGACTGGAAGCTGGACGACCCGGCCGGCCAGGGCGTCGAGGCCGTCCGCCCGATCCGCGACGAGATCAAGGGCCTCATCGAGGGCCTGATCGCCGAGATCGATGCCAAGCAGCAGACGGAGAGCTGA
- a CDS encoding SDR family NAD(P)-dependent oxidoreductase → MTGRPTALVTGASSGIGAAAAHVLGAAGYDLVLVARRADRLATVATQLRDAGVGVEALPADLATTGGLERVVDRVATGPVDLLVSNAGASAYRPLAEFDAAEVENLWRLNATAHITLAHAALPSMLNKGSGGIITVASLLAFSAGIDMGFPRTLYVAAKSAVVAFTRSLALELRDTAVTATVVCPGLVDTEWSEGANRGDPRAMPAQDVVDAMWTAHRRGEALCVPGIDDPTLIRHWEQHEPALLQAGNHAQLANRYRNSGP, encoded by the coding sequence GTGACCGGCCGTCCCACCGCGCTGGTCACCGGTGCCAGCAGCGGTATCGGCGCCGCCGCCGCGCACGTGCTGGGCGCGGCCGGATACGATCTCGTCCTGGTCGCCCGACGCGCCGACCGGCTGGCCACCGTCGCCACACAGCTGCGCGACGCCGGTGTCGGCGTCGAGGCCCTGCCCGCGGACCTGGCCACCACCGGCGGTCTGGAGCGCGTCGTCGACAGGGTCGCCACCGGCCCGGTCGATCTGCTCGTCTCCAACGCCGGCGCCAGCGCATACCGGCCACTGGCCGAGTTCGACGCCGCCGAGGTCGAGAACCTGTGGCGGCTCAACGCCACCGCGCACATCACCCTGGCCCACGCCGCGCTTCCCAGCATGCTGAACAAGGGCTCCGGCGGCATCATCACCGTCGCGTCACTGCTGGCCTTCAGCGCCGGAATCGACATGGGCTTCCCGCGCACCCTGTACGTCGCCGCCAAGTCCGCGGTCGTCGCCTTCACCCGCAGCCTCGCCCTCGAACTGCGCGACACCGCAGTCACGGCCACCGTCGTCTGCCCCGGCCTGGTCGACACCGAATGGTCTGAAGGCGCCAACCGCGGCGACCCACGCGCCATGCCCGCCCAGGACGTCGTCGACGCCATGTGGACCGCGCACCGCCGCGGCGAGGCACTGTGCGTCCCCGGCATCGACGACCCCACCCTCATCCGGCACTGGGAGCAGCACGAACCGGCCCTGCTCCAAGCCGGCAACCACGCCCAACTCGCCAACCGATACCGCAACTCCGGACCCTGA
- a CDS encoding alpha/beta hydrolase yields MSTTQMDKVTALLRSAGLDLAADPVQTRPVYRAMLTAAPIPPDVRTQPTELGGIPALRVNIDQAPRTATILHFHGGGYAVGSPETSVNLVANIARRTGAEIVSVDYRLAPEHRFPAAVDDALAAYRALLDAGIAPENIAVAGESAGAGLAMATLIAARRAGLPQPAAALLLSPWIDLTQSGDSITAKADVDPSMTGRALSVRAVDYLNGADPRTDLASPLFADLSGLPPLLIQAGSHEVLLDDALRLAAKAASDNVDVSLDVVAGAPHVFQAFAAVLDEAAAALDRAAAFLRTRLTIGSDA; encoded by the coding sequence ATGAGCACCACCCAGATGGACAAGGTCACCGCGCTGCTCCGCAGCGCCGGGCTCGACCTGGCCGCCGATCCGGTCCAGACGCGCCCCGTCTACCGGGCCATGCTCACCGCCGCCCCGATACCGCCGGACGTGCGCACGCAGCCGACCGAACTGGGCGGAATCCCGGCGCTGCGGGTAAATATCGACCAAGCGCCGCGCACTGCCACGATCCTGCACTTCCACGGCGGCGGCTACGCCGTCGGGAGCCCCGAGACCAGCGTCAACCTCGTGGCGAACATCGCCCGCCGGACCGGCGCCGAGATCGTGTCCGTCGACTACCGCCTCGCCCCCGAACACCGCTTCCCGGCCGCCGTGGACGACGCCCTGGCCGCCTACCGAGCGCTGCTGGACGCCGGGATCGCGCCGGAGAACATCGCTGTCGCCGGGGAATCAGCCGGTGCCGGGCTCGCCATGGCCACCCTGATCGCCGCCCGTCGCGCCGGGCTGCCCCAGCCCGCCGCCGCGCTGCTGCTGTCCCCGTGGATCGACCTGACGCAGTCCGGCGACAGCATCACCGCCAAGGCCGACGTCGACCCCTCGATGACCGGCCGCGCCCTGAGCGTGCGTGCCGTCGACTACCTGAACGGCGCCGACCCGCGCACCGACCTGGCCAGCCCGCTGTTCGCCGACCTGTCCGGCCTACCACCGCTGCTCATCCAGGCCGGCAGCCACGAGGTGCTGTTGGACGACGCCCTGCGACTGGCTGCCAAGGCCGCCTCCGACAACGTCGACGTGAGCTTGGACGTCGTCGCCGGAGCACCGCACGTCTTCCAAGCCTTCGCCGCCGTGCTGGACGAAGCCGCCGCCGCACTCGACCGGGCCGCAGCCTTCCTCCGTACCCGGCTGACCATCGGCTCGGACGCGTGA
- a CDS encoding MarR family winged helix-turn-helix transcriptional regulator, translating into MTGEDLLRLLVRTQIHLWEAADSALRDTHDLPLARYLPMRVIEQVPDCRIQDIAEQLAITNSGASQAVDKIERSGHAQRRPNPTDRRSSVVELTASGRELLDAAAKTLDQEMRRNLKVLPETARRQMADSLEALLAPLPD; encoded by the coding sequence GTGACCGGCGAGGACCTGCTCCGGCTGCTCGTACGCACCCAGATCCACCTGTGGGAGGCGGCCGACTCGGCCCTGCGCGACACTCACGACCTGCCGCTGGCCCGCTACCTGCCCATGCGCGTCATCGAGCAGGTCCCCGACTGCCGTATCCAGGACATCGCCGAACAACTCGCGATCACCAACAGCGGCGCCAGCCAGGCCGTCGACAAGATCGAGCGATCCGGGCACGCCCAGCGCCGGCCCAACCCCACCGACCGCCGCTCCTCGGTGGTGGAACTGACCGCATCGGGACGCGAACTGCTGGACGCCGCAGCCAAGACGCTCGACCAGGAAATGCGGCGGAACCTCAAAGTGCTGCCGGAAACAGCCCGCCGACAGATGGCCGACAGCCTTGAGGCGCTGCTCGCACCGCTCCCTGACTGA